Proteins found in one Sporohalobacter salinus genomic segment:
- the gltX gene encoding glutamate--tRNA ligase has protein sequence MSDIRVRFAPSPTGQIHIGNIRTALFTWLYARKHNGTTVLRIEDTDKKRSTTEFEEIILQETDWLGLDWDEGVRAGGDYGPYRQSNRLDIYEKYIEKLIEEDKAYYCYCTDEELDEMREEAKAKGKPPKYNGKCRNLSEEERKQLEAEGREPAVRFKLPEERKIIVNDLVHGEVEFSSEVLDDFVIVKSDGIPTYNFAVVVDDHLMEITHVIRGEDHLSNTPKQLLIYNALDWAAPDFAHLPMILGSDKSKLSKRSGEAYVYVSEYRKKGYLPEALINFLALLGWSSADDQELFTVEEIINNFSMERVNNSPSVFDVEKLDWMNGHHIREAKLDRIVDLAIPYLQEEDYINDELSDEEYDYVVQIVDVVRDSLDYVAQITDHVDIFFGELEYKDRQEAVECFQQEDVDLVLETLKERLASLDDYSPDVILEEMRSILNDLPVGGRLFYHPARYALTGKGSGPELYKVVSILGKEETINRLDKALDLV, from the coding sequence ATGAGTGATATTAGAGTAAGATTTGCACCAAGTCCTACTGGACAGATTCATATTGGTAATATTCGTACTGCTTTATTTACTTGGTTATATGCTAGGAAACATAATGGAACTACAGTTTTGAGGATTGAGGATACTGATAAGAAGCGTTCTACTACTGAATTTGAAGAGATTATTCTGCAAGAAACAGACTGGCTTGGCCTTGATTGGGATGAAGGTGTGCGAGCTGGTGGTGATTATGGCCCATATCGTCAAAGTAATAGACTTGATATATATGAAAAATACATAGAGAAATTAATTGAAGAAGATAAAGCCTACTACTGTTATTGTACCGATGAAGAATTGGATGAAATGAGAGAAGAAGCAAAAGCTAAAGGTAAACCTCCTAAATATAATGGTAAATGTCGTAATTTATCTGAAGAGGAAAGAAAGCAATTGGAAGCTGAGGGAAGAGAACCAGCTGTTAGATTTAAGCTGCCTGAAGAAAGAAAAATTATAGTTAATGACTTAGTTCATGGCGAAGTAGAATTTAGTAGTGAAGTTTTAGATGATTTTGTAATTGTAAAGTCAGACGGAATACCAACCTATAATTTTGCGGTGGTGGTTGATGACCACTTAATGGAAATCACTCATGTAATTCGCGGAGAGGATCATTTATCCAACACTCCAAAACAGCTTTTGATTTATAATGCTTTAGACTGGGCAGCACCGGATTTTGCTCATTTACCAATGATTCTAGGCTCAGATAAATCTAAGTTAAGTAAACGGAGTGGAGAAGCTTATGTTTATGTTAGTGAATATCGCAAGAAGGGTTATCTCCCCGAAGCGTTAATTAACTTTTTAGCTTTATTGGGATGGTCTTCAGCGGATGATCAAGAATTATTTACTGTAGAAGAGATAATAAATAACTTTTCAATGGAGAGAGTAAATAATAGTCCATCTGTTTTTGATGTAGAAAAATTAGATTGGATGAATGGACATCATATTAGAGAAGCAAAACTAGATAGAATAGTAGATTTAGCTATTCCTTACTTGCAAGAAGAGGATTATATTAATGATGAGTTGAGTGATGAAGAGTATGATTATGTAGTTCAGATAGTAGATGTGGTTCGTGATTCTTTAGATTATGTAGCTCAGATTACAGATCATGTAGATATTTTCTTTGGTGAGTTAGAATATAAAGATAGACAAGAAGCTGTAGAATGTTTTCAGCAGGAGGATGTTGATTTAGTATTAGAGACTTTAAAAGAGCGTTTAGCTTCTTTAGATGATTATAGTCCGGATGTAATTTTAGAAGAAATGAGGTCTATTTTGAATGACTTACCAGTTGGAGGTAGATTATTTTATCATCCTGCTCGTTATGCTTTAACGGGCAAAGGTTCAGGCCCGGAATTATATAAGGTTGTTTCTATTTTAGGTAAAGAAGAGACAATAAATCGACTTGATAAAGCTCTTGATTTAGTTTAA
- a CDS encoding HutP family protein — translation MIVKDIMIEDVITVNQNATISEAERIMTVNDIGRLIVENDSGEVVGMITDGDLVKERDFNLKAKEIMTTDLIEVYQTQSIQEVAQIVSDNKIGGVPVFNKEEELVGIVTVDDIVSGYMKEENTAKISPESSAIYLSMTRSREYENYWLDKIKGYGYKAAITQTGANSEDLPIKLRESATVAAIARKVIKERAKEKVAISNAVRDAYNQLNLINPGLGGGFKVAIVRGEGKVAVSVFGKFGHALVDGPDQIALGTSII, via the coding sequence ATGATAGTTAAAGATATAATGATTGAAGATGTAATTACAGTTAATCAGAATGCAACTATTTCAGAGGCAGAAAGAATTATGACAGTCAATGATATTGGACGATTAATAGTAGAAAATGATTCAGGAGAAGTAGTAGGAATGATTACAGATGGTGATTTAGTTAAAGAGCGAGATTTTAATCTTAAAGCCAAAGAGATTATGACTACCGATTTGATTGAAGTCTATCAAACACAGAGCATTCAGGAAGTTGCCCAGATAGTTTCGGATAATAAGATTGGAGGAGTACCTGTTTTTAATAAAGAAGAGGAGCTAGTAGGGATTGTAACTGTTGATGATATAGTATCGGGTTATATGAAGGAAGAAAATACTGCTAAAATAAGCCCAGAAAGTTCAGCTATTTATTTATCTATGACTAGAAGTAGAGAGTATGAAAATTATTGGTTAGATAAAATTAAAGGCTATGGCTATAAGGCAGCTATTACCCAGACAGGAGCTAATTCTGAAGACTTGCCTATTAAATTAAGAGAAAGCGCTACAGTAGCAGCTATTGCTCGTAAGGTGATCAAAGAGCGGGCTAAAGAAAAAGTAGCTATCTCTAATGCTGTAAGAGATGCCTATAATCAGTTGAATTTGATTAATCCTGGCTTAGGCGGTGGCTTTAAAGTAGCTATTGTTCGAGGTGAAGGGAAAGTAGCTGTTTCTGTGTTTGGAAAGTTTGGTCATGCGTTAGTTGATGGTCCTGATCAGATAGCATTGGGTACAAGTATAATCTAA
- the ispF gene encoding 2-C-methyl-D-erythritol 2,4-cyclodiphosphate synthase — protein MRVGIGYDVHRLVSGEELILGGVKIDFNSGLKGHSDADVLLHAVMDALLGAMGAGDIGKHFPDSDLAYKGISSLELLLEVNSLLKDNEYSIINLDATIIAQKPRLAPYLDKMKEKIAEILNLSLFQLNLKATTTEGLGYIGNEKGIAAQAIVSLEQV, from the coding sequence ATGAGAGTTGGAATCGGTTATGATGTCCATCGATTGGTAAGTGGTGAAGAATTAATTCTAGGAGGCGTCAAAATAGATTTTAATTCTGGGTTGAAAGGCCATTCTGATGCTGATGTTTTATTACATGCAGTTATGGATGCGCTGTTAGGAGCCATGGGAGCTGGAGATATTGGCAAGCATTTTCCAGATTCAGATTTAGCTTATAAAGGGATTTCCAGTTTGGAACTTTTATTAGAAGTTAATTCTTTGTTAAAGGATAATGAGTATTCCATTATTAATTTAGATGCTACTATTATTGCTCAAAAACCCAGATTAGCTCCTTATTTAGACAAGATGAAAGAAAAAATTGCTGAAATATTAAATCTATCTTTATTCCAACTTAATTTAAAAGCTACTACAACGGAGGGTTTGGGATATATAGGAAATGAAAAAGGGATTGCAGCTCAAGCTATAGTTAGTTTAGAGCAGGTATAA
- the ispD gene encoding 2-C-methyl-D-erythritol 4-phosphate cytidylyltransferase has translation MESIAAIIPAAGQGKRMNSKLNKQYLSLLDKPVLAHTLGVFQKSDLITEIIVVVREDEMDYCRQEVINKYNYDKVSALIKGGQSRQESVYNGLQSVDNANYILIHDGARPLLTKDTLHESINQVKNYKAVGVAVPVKDTIKKIDSNGYVEKTPVRDKLWAIQTPQVFEYSLVFEAYNKAIAEGISGTDTSMLVERLDQKVKLIRGSYENFKVTTPIDLINAEAIIKRRMQ, from the coding sequence ATGGAATCAATAGCAGCTATTATTCCCGCAGCTGGACAGGGAAAGAGAATGAATAGCAAACTAAATAAACAGTATCTTTCCTTGCTCGATAAACCGGTTTTGGCTCATACTTTAGGAGTGTTTCAGAAATCCGATTTAATAACAGAAATTATTGTCGTTGTTCGAGAGGATGAAATGGATTATTGTCGGCAAGAAGTAATTAATAAATATAATTATGATAAGGTGAGTGCTCTTATTAAGGGAGGGCAAAGCAGGCAAGAATCAGTTTATAATGGACTTCAGTCAGTTGATAATGCTAATTATATCTTAATTCATGATGGAGCCAGACCGCTTTTGACTAAAGATACTCTACATGAATCTATTAATCAAGTAAAGAATTATAAAGCAGTAGGAGTAGCCGTGCCCGTAAAAGATACAATTAAAAAGATAGATAGTAATGGTTATGTAGAAAAGACTCCTGTTAGAGATAAATTATGGGCAATTCAAACTCCGCAAGTTTTTGAGTATAGCTTAGTATTTGAGGCGTATAATAAAGCAATAGCAGAAGGCATTAGTGGAACAGACACCTCAATGTTAGTTGAAAGATTAGATCAAAAAGTTAAGTTAATAAGAGGGAGTTATGAAAATTTCAAGGTAACTACTCCCATAGATTTAATTAACGCAGAGGCAATTATAAAAAGGAGGATGCAATGA
- a CDS encoding PIN/TRAM domain-containing protein, which yields MLKRIWRGICTILGAVIGYQIIEVLGLAEKFNFNLDTIDQLLTSNQIYGIVIGGLIGYFLLPVAVERLFQVVLNFEDKLERIPFQDVVAGTAGLIIGLVIGILLIFAFPLSSIPQFGLSLQVLVNLVLGYLGVNLAIKKREEFFKLFESIPNVFNKDKLLSSTSSDEEEQELEAPCKILDTSVIIDGRIADICQTDFIDGVFVIPEFVLEELQHIADSSDILKRNRGRRGLEILNKMQKELDIPVEIYEGDFEDIDEVDSKLVKLAKVLGGKVITNDYNLNKVSELQGVSVLNINELANAVKPVVLPGEEMTVEIIKQGKEPGQGVGYLDDGTMIVVDEGKQHIGDEIDVLVTSVLQTAAGRMIFAKPKVSEQAL from the coding sequence ATGTTGAAACGAATTTGGCGTGGAATATGTACTATTTTAGGAGCGGTAATTGGTTATCAGATTATTGAAGTATTGGGCCTAGCAGAAAAATTTAATTTTAATTTAGATACTATAGATCAATTATTAACTAGTAATCAGATTTATGGGATAGTAATTGGAGGTCTCATAGGATATTTTTTATTACCGGTAGCAGTTGAAAGATTATTTCAGGTTGTCTTGAATTTTGAGGATAAATTGGAACGAATTCCTTTTCAAGATGTAGTTGCTGGAACTGCAGGTTTAATAATCGGTTTGGTAATTGGGATTCTTTTGATATTTGCTTTTCCTCTGTCTTCTATACCACAGTTTGGACTTTCTTTACAAGTGTTGGTGAATTTAGTTTTAGGCTATTTAGGTGTTAATTTAGCTATAAAGAAGCGAGAAGAGTTTTTCAAATTATTCGAGAGTATTCCAAATGTATTCAATAAAGATAAGCTCTTATCTAGTACTAGTAGTGATGAAGAAGAACAAGAATTAGAAGCGCCTTGTAAAATTCTTGATACTAGTGTAATTATCGATGGTAGAATAGCAGATATCTGCCAGACTGATTTTATTGATGGAGTATTTGTTATTCCTGAATTTGTCCTAGAAGAATTACAGCATATAGCTGATTCATCTGATATATTAAAGCGAAATCGAGGTCGTCGAGGTCTTGAGATCTTAAATAAGATGCAGAAAGAATTAGATATACCAGTAGAAATTTATGAAGGTGATTTTGAGGACATAGATGAAGTAGACAGTAAATTGGTTAAACTAGCAAAGGTACTTGGTGGAAAAGTAATAACCAACGATTATAACTTAAATAAAGTATCAGAGTTACAAGGAGTATCAGTTTTAAATATTAATGAGCTGGCTAATGCAGTAAAGCCAGTAGTTTTGCCAGGAGAAGAGATGACTGTTGAAATAATCAAACAAGGTAAAGAGCCTGGGCAGGGTGTAGGTTATTTAGATGATGGAACTATGATTGTAGTAGATGAAGGAAAACAACATATAGGCGATGAAATAGACGTATTAGTAACTAGTGTATTACAGACGGCAGCTGGACGAATGATTTTTGCTAAGCCCAAAGTATCTGAACAGGCTTTATAA
- a CDS encoding CarD family transcriptional regulator codes for MFEAGDKIVYPNHGAGTITDIEEKEVLGETKKYYVMELPIGEMRVMIPKDNVEDIGIREVISADRVDDVFQVLTGEKSEMSQNWNRRYRANTEKIKSGDIFEVAEVVRNLTLRDIEKGLSTGEKKMLSNSRQILISELVLAEDKDKEEIEEEIDEIFFDNDEEGEDDEE; via the coding sequence ATGTTTGAAGCCGGCGATAAAATAGTTTATCCGAATCACGGCGCTGGGACTATTACTGATATCGAAGAAAAAGAAGTTTTAGGTGAAACTAAGAAGTATTATGTTATGGAATTACCTATCGGAGAAATGCGAGTGATGATTCCGAAGGATAATGTAGAAGATATTGGAATTAGAGAAGTTATAAGTGCAGATAGAGTAGATGATGTATTTCAAGTATTGACAGGTGAAAAGAGTGAAATGTCTCAAAACTGGAATCGAAGATATAGAGCTAATACAGAAAAGATTAAAAGTGGTGATATTTTTGAAGTAGCAGAGGTAGTTAGAAATCTTACTCTGCGAGATATAGAAAAAGGTTTATCTACTGGAGAAAAGAAGATGTTAAGTAATTCAAGACAGATTTTAATTAGTGAATTAGTTTTAGCAGAAGATAAAGATAAAGAAGAGATTGAAGAAGAGATTGATGAAATCTTTTTTGATAATGATGAAGAAGGTGAAGATGATGAAGAGTAA
- the disA gene encoding DNA integrity scanning diadenylate cyclase DisA produces the protein MEREHDEFKEVLEFLAPGTPFREGLENILRAKTGGLIVVGDSEEVLGIVDGGFNINSELTAARLYELAKMDGAIVLSSDCERILCANAQLVPDPELSSTETGTRHRTAERVAKQTGELVISISQRRDIISLYKSEEKYVLEDIRVILAKANQAIQTLEKYRSVLDQTLNKLSALEFQDLVTVSEVATVLQRTEMVLRIGKEIERYIRELGTEGRLINMQLEELLANVKDEGILLIKDYITQSQIELDDDTEDEEVDDENIINSPEDILTNISDFASDDLVSLTTISKRLGYGGNMSVLDLSVSPRGYRLLRKIPRLPMPVIENLVDSFSDFQAILNASIDELDDVDGVGEVRAQAIKEGLKRLRDQSLLEQRMY, from the coding sequence GTGGAACGAGAACATGATGAGTTTAAAGAAGTTCTTGAATTTTTGGCACCGGGAACTCCCTTTAGAGAAGGGTTGGAGAATATATTACGGGCTAAAACTGGTGGACTGATAGTAGTTGGTGATAGTGAAGAAGTGTTAGGTATAGTAGATGGTGGTTTTAATATCAATAGTGAGCTGACAGCAGCAAGGTTATATGAATTGGCTAAAATGGACGGAGCTATTGTATTAAGTAGTGACTGTGAACGGATTTTATGTGCTAATGCCCAATTAGTTCCTGATCCTGAACTTTCATCAACAGAGACAGGAACAAGGCATCGAACAGCTGAACGTGTGGCTAAGCAGACTGGAGAATTAGTCATTTCAATTTCTCAACGTCGAGATATAATTTCTTTATATAAAAGTGAAGAAAAGTATGTTCTTGAAGATATTAGAGTTATTTTAGCTAAGGCTAATCAGGCTATTCAAACATTAGAAAAATATAGAAGTGTATTAGATCAGACTTTGAATAAATTAAGTGCTTTAGAATTTCAAGATTTAGTTACAGTATCGGAAGTAGCAACAGTTCTACAGCGCACAGAGATGGTATTAAGAATTGGAAAAGAGATTGAAAGATATATTCGAGAATTAGGTACTGAAGGACGCTTAATTAATATGCAATTAGAAGAGTTATTGGCTAATGTAAAGGACGAAGGAATCTTATTAATTAAAGATTATATTACTCAATCACAGATTGAATTAGATGATGATACTGAGGATGAAGAGGTAGATGATGAGAATATAATCAACTCTCCAGAAGATATTTTAACTAATATATCTGATTTTGCCTCTGATGATTTAGTTAGTCTTACAACTATTAGTAAAAGACTAGGCTATGGTGGAAATATGAGTGTATTAGATTTATCTGTTTCTCCGCGTGGATATAGATTATTGCGTAAAATTCCTAGATTACCGATGCCGGTAATTGAAAATTTAGTTGATAGTTTTAGTGATTTTCAGGCTATCTTAAATGCATCTATAGATGAATTAGATGATGTTGATGGTGTTGGAGAAGTCAGGGCTCAAGCTATCAAAGAAGGATTGAAGCGTCTACGAGATCAGTCTTTATTGGAACAGAGAATGTATTAA
- the radA gene encoding DNA repair protein RadA: MAKKKVRYVCEECGYEALKWNGQCAGCGSWNTLVEKIYDKKEEKKKKQKKVKIKTGNKSQQIDQITTATTNRLKTGISELNRVLGGGIVPGSLILIGGAPGTGKSTLLLQLSHQIGSKYGKVLYVSAEESKHQVKLRADRLQVSNSDLYVFTATDYFTIEEEVKDLDPELVIVDSIQTIYDPDYDSVPGSVKQVRECTGKLMRLAKTEGIPVFLVGHVTKEGSIAGPKMLEHMVDVVLYFDNEQQQLYRILRSAKNRYGSTNEIGIFEMKQKGLIEVLNPSQHFITERPKGVPGSVIVPCLEGTRPILVEVQALTSTANYGSPTRMTSGVDHRRVSLILAVLEKHLGLYLQGEDININVAGGMQIEEPGIDLGIAVAIISSFRDLALPDDLLVLGEIGLAGEVRAVSRIENRIHEARKLGFNQFIIPEGNLSSLELDVDDLEIEIFGIEQVSDVLDLILGGE; the protein is encoded by the coding sequence GTGGCAAAAAAGAAAGTAAGATATGTGTGTGAAGAGTGTGGTTATGAAGCTTTGAAATGGAATGGTCAATGTGCTGGTTGTGGTAGCTGGAATACCTTAGTAGAAAAAATATATGATAAAAAAGAGGAAAAAAAGAAAAAACAAAAGAAAGTAAAAATAAAAACAGGAAATAAATCCCAACAGATTGATCAAATTACTACCGCGACCACTAATCGGTTAAAAACGGGAATTAGTGAGTTAAATCGTGTTTTAGGTGGGGGAATTGTTCCGGGGTCATTAATTTTAATTGGTGGAGCACCTGGAACAGGAAAGTCAACACTTTTATTACAGCTTTCTCATCAAATAGGTAGTAAATATGGGAAAGTATTATATGTGTCAGCAGAAGAATCAAAGCATCAAGTGAAATTGAGGGCAGATAGGTTACAGGTTAGCAATTCTGATCTTTATGTATTTACGGCAACTGATTACTTTACTATAGAAGAGGAAGTTAAGGATTTAGATCCTGAATTGGTAATTGTAGATTCAATTCAGACAATTTATGATCCTGATTATGATTCAGTGCCTGGTAGTGTAAAACAAGTTCGGGAATGTACTGGAAAACTGATGAGGTTAGCTAAGACAGAGGGTATACCTGTTTTTTTAGTAGGACATGTAACAAAAGAGGGTTCTATTGCTGGCCCTAAGATGCTTGAACATATGGTTGATGTTGTCCTTTATTTTGATAATGAACAACAACAGCTGTATCGTATCTTGCGTTCAGCTAAGAATCGTTATGGCTCTACTAATGAAATAGGTATTTTTGAAATGAAACAGAAAGGGTTGATAGAAGTACTTAATCCTTCTCAACACTTTATTACTGAACGCCCTAAAGGGGTTCCGGGTTCAGTAATTGTGCCTTGTTTAGAAGGAACAAGACCTATATTAGTTGAAGTACAAGCCTTGACTAGCACAGCTAATTATGGTTCTCCAACCCGAATGACTTCTGGGGTAGATCACAGGCGTGTTTCTTTGATCTTAGCAGTATTAGAAAAGCATCTGGGACTTTATTTACAAGGAGAAGATATTAATATAAATGTTGCGGGAGGTATGCAGATAGAAGAACCGGGGATTGATTTAGGTATTGCTGTGGCTATCATTTCTAGTTTTCGTGATTTGGCTTTACCGGACGATTTATTAGTTTTGGGAGAAATAGGCCTTGCAGGAGAGGTAAGGGCAGTTAGCAGAATAGAAAATAGAATTCATGAAGCTAGAAAGCTCGGCTTTAATCAGTTTATAATTCCTGAAGGTAATCTATCATCTTTGGAATTAGATGTAGATGATTTAGAAATAGAAATTTTCGGGATTGAGCAGGTTTCTGATGTATTGGATTTAATTTTAGGAGGTGAATAG
- a CDS encoding ATP-dependent Clp protease ATP-binding subunit yields the protein MIFGRFTERARKVLVLAQEEAKNLGHGYVGTEHLLLGLISEGEGIASKTLEDIGLKPEQLKEEVNKLIGDSKGPVKADKLSFTPRTKKVLNLAMEEARRLGQNYIGTEHLLLGLVKEGEGVAARVLKNSGVELNELRKNIMDELGTTKGTGKFNKQGRKVNTSTPTLDDFSRDLTALAEEEKLDPVIGRRQEIQRVIQVLSRRKKNNPCLIGEPGVGKTAIAEGLALMIANDDVPETLNNKRVLALDLSSLLAGSKYRGEFEKRLKGVMKEINEAGDVILFIDELHNLVGAGGAEGAIDAANILKPALARGELQCIGATTLDEYSKHIEKDAALERRFQSVLVEEPSIEETVAILEGLRDVYEAHHRVKITDEAIKAAAKLSHRYITDRFLPDKAIDLVDEAGSKMRLEDNTVPSEIKDLNKELESVEKEKEAAVKAQEFEKAAKLRDKEKELKEELEEVKTEWRNQKGRDESVITKEDVAEIVSDWSGVPVTKLTEDESEKLLRLEEELHERIVGQDEAIEAVSQAVRRARAGLKDPKRPIGSFIFLGPTGVGKTELAKTLAESMFDDEEAMIRIDMSEYMEKHAVSRLVGSPPGYVGHEEGGQLTEKVRRQPFSVILLDEIEKAHPEVFNILLQMLEDGQLTDAQGRTVDFKNTIIIMTSNVGANLIENQSGVGFMTSEENAESSYQRMKEKVTSELKKKFRPEFLNRLDETIVFHALELEHLKDIIDLMLEDVFERLNEKEITIEVTDEAKEVLAEKGFDKEFGARPLKRTIRRLIENPLSEKLIAGEFSAGDNIKVDIDENENLIFTEA from the coding sequence ATGATCTTCGGTCGCTTTACAGAAAGAGCTAGAAAGGTATTAGTATTGGCCCAGGAAGAAGCTAAAAATTTAGGTCATGGTTATGTAGGTACTGAGCATTTACTCCTGGGTTTAATATCAGAAGGAGAAGGAATTGCTAGTAAGACATTAGAGGATATTGGACTCAAACCAGAACAATTAAAGGAAGAGGTTAATAAATTAATAGGTGATAGTAAGGGGCCAGTAAAGGCAGATAAGCTAAGTTTTACTCCACGGACTAAAAAAGTTTTAAACTTAGCTATGGAAGAGGCTAGACGATTGGGACAGAATTATATTGGTACTGAACATCTTTTATTAGGATTAGTTAAAGAAGGTGAAGGAGTAGCAGCAAGAGTCTTAAAGAATTCAGGAGTAGAATTAAATGAATTAAGAAAGAATATCATGGATGAATTAGGAACGACAAAAGGTACAGGTAAATTCAATAAACAAGGCAGGAAAGTGAATACTAGTACTCCTACATTAGATGATTTCAGTCGTGATTTAACTGCTTTAGCTGAAGAGGAAAAATTAGATCCAGTAATTGGTCGTAGACAGGAGATACAGCGAGTTATTCAAGTATTAAGTAGAAGAAAGAAGAATAATCCATGTTTGATCGGGGAACCAGGGGTAGGAAAAACAGCTATTGCTGAAGGGTTAGCGCTTATGATTGCCAATGATGATGTTCCTGAAACATTAAATAATAAACGAGTATTAGCTTTAGATTTAAGCTCATTATTAGCAGGATCTAAGTATCGCGGGGAATTTGAAAAACGATTAAAGGGAGTAATGAAAGAAATTAATGAAGCTGGAGATGTAATTCTCTTTATTGATGAGCTCCATAATTTAGTTGGAGCCGGAGGTGCTGAAGGAGCTATTGATGCAGCCAATATTCTTAAACCAGCTCTTGCTAGAGGAGAATTACAGTGTATTGGTGCTACTACTTTAGATGAATATAGTAAGCATATTGAAAAGGATGCTGCTTTGGAGAGAAGATTCCAATCTGTATTAGTTGAAGAGCCGTCAATAGAAGAAACAGTAGCAATCTTAGAAGGATTGCGAGATGTTTATGAAGCGCATCATCGAGTTAAGATTACTGATGAAGCTATTAAGGCAGCAGCTAAGCTCTCTCATCGATATATTACTGATCGTTTCTTGCCTGATAAGGCAATAGATTTAGTAGATGAAGCAGGATCTAAAATGAGACTTGAAGATAATACAGTTCCCTCTGAAATCAAAGATTTAAATAAAGAACTAGAAAGTGTTGAAAAAGAGAAGGAGGCTGCTGTTAAAGCTCAGGAATTTGAGAAAGCAGCTAAATTAAGAGATAAAGAAAAAGAGTTAAAAGAAGAATTAGAAGAAGTTAAAACTGAGTGGCGAAATCAGAAGGGAAGAGATGAATCAGTAATTACTAAAGAAGATGTTGCAGAAATTGTTTCTGACTGGAGTGGAGTACCAGTAACTAAATTAACTGAAGATGAATCAGAAAAATTACTGCGCTTAGAAGAAGAACTGCATGAAAGAATTGTAGGCCAGGATGAAGCTATTGAGGCTGTATCTCAAGCAGTTCGTAGAGCTAGAGCAGGACTTAAAGATCCTAAACGACCTATTGGTTCCTTTATTTTTCTAGGGCCTACTGGTGTAGGTAAGACAGAACTAGCTAAAACATTAGCTGAGTCTATGTTTGATGATGAGGAAGCTATGATTAGAATCGATATGTCTGAATATATGGAAAAGCATGCTGTTTCTAGATTAGTAGGATCTCCTCCAGGATATGTAGGTCACGAAGAAGGAGGACAGTTAACTGAAAAAGTGAGACGACAGCCTTTTTCAGTGATTTTATTAGATGAAATTGAAAAAGCTCATCCAGAAGTCTTTAATATTTTGTTGCAGATGTTAGAAGATGGGCAGTTGACAGATGCTCAAGGTAGGACTGTAGACTTTAAGAATACAATTATTATTATGACGTCTAATGTGGGAGCAAATTTAATTGAAAATCAATCTGGTGTTGGCTTTATGACATCAGAAGAAAATGCTGAAAGTTCTTATCAGCGGATGAAAGAAAAGGTAACTTCTGAGTTGAAGAAAAAGTTTAGACCTGAATTTTTAAATCGCTTGGATGAAACAATTGTCTTCCATGCTTTAGAATTGGAGCATCTTAAAGATATTATTGACTTAATGTTAGAGGATGTCTTTGAACGATTAAATGAAAAAGAAATTACGATAGAAGTAACTGATGAAGCTAAAGAAGTACTTGCGGAAAAAGGATTCGATAAAGAGTTTGGAGCTAGACCTCTTAAACGAACTATTCGTAGGTTGATAGAAAATCCTCTTTCTGAAAAATTAATAGCTGGTGAATTTAGTGCTGGTGATAACATTAAGGTAGATATTGACGAAAATGAAAATCTAATTTTCACTGAAGCATAA